One genomic region from Biomphalaria glabrata chromosome 7, xgBioGlab47.1, whole genome shotgun sequence encodes:
- the LOC106059698 gene encoding septin-7-like isoform X7, protein MEGKEKKINAAKRDAFFRAGGDGPTTKFDPTGRYVVGGDRDRQIKKEDPHSEMEKEKERERKYGAETRKELEGYVGFANLPNQVYRKSVKRGFEFTLMVVGESGLGKSTLINSLFLTDLYSAAEYPGPSHRIQKTVKVNTTQVTLKENGVQLRLLVVDTPGFGDAVDNSNCWLPITDFIDSKYEEYLNAESRVNRTACADTRVHCCLYFIAPTGHGLKPLDVEFMKRLHDKVNIIPLIAKADTLTPEVCREFKKTILNEIAQHKIRIYEFPDCDDEEEMKIQKKLRDRVPFAVVGSDKVIDIGGKKVRGRQYPWGVVEVENLDHNDFIALRNMVIRTHMQDLKDVTNNVHYENFRYNKLAPSTSEGNKVKPGSLTKDPLSQMAEERAEHNAKMKKMEAEMEQVFEMKVKEKRQKLKDSEADLQKRSEQMKKSLEQQQKELDEKWKEFEKEKAAWEEQWGERRRSLENQKDSPNTKGRKWMSLK, encoded by the exons ATGGaggggaaagagaaaaag ATCAACGCAGCAAAAAGAGATGCATTTTTTCGAGCCGGAGGTGACGGGCCAACGACAAAGTTTGATCCAACGGGGCGATATGTTGTAGGAGGAGACAGAGATCGTCAAATCAAAAAGGAAGATCCACACTCtgaaatggagaaagagaaggagagagaacgTAAATATGGTGCAGAGACTCGCAAGGAGTTGGAAGGCTATGTAGGCTTTGCTAATTTGCCAAATCAGGTGTACAGGAAGTCAGTCAAGCGTGGATTTGAGTTTACGCTCATGGTAGTAG GTGAGTCAGGCCTGGGCAAGTCCACGCTGATCAACTCTTTGTTTCTAACTGATCTCTACAGTGCTGCTGAATACCCTGGTCCATCACATAGAATACAGAAAACTGTCAAG GTAAACACAACACAAGTGACCCTCAAAGAAAATGGTGTACAGCTCAGACTGTTGGTAGTTGATACTCCAGGATTCGGTGATGCAGTAGACAATAGCAACTG CTGGTTGCCGATAACAGACTTTATAGATAGCAAATACGAGGAATATTTAAATGCAGAATCTCGAGTCAATCGTACAGCATGTGCTGACACAAGGGTCCATTGTTGTCTATATTTTATTGCACCTACTGGACATGG GTTAAAGCCTCTGGATGTTGAGTTCATGAAACGCTTGCATGATAAAGTCAACATCATCCCCCTTATTGCCAAAGCTGATACACTAACGCCTGAAGTTTGTCGAGAGTTTAAGAAAACT ATACTCAATGAAATAGCTCAACACAAGATTAGAATTTATGAATTCCCTGACTGTGACGATGAAGAAGAGatgaaaatacagaaaaaacTTCGG GATCGGGTACCTTTTGCGGTAGTCGGCAGTGACAAAGTGATAGACATTGGTGGCAAAAAGGTCAGAGGTCGTCAGTATCCATGGGGTGTAGTTGAGGTGGAGAATTTAGACCACAATGATTTCATAGCACTCAGGAATATGGTCATTAG GACTCACATGCAAGACTTAAAGGATGTGACCAACAATGTCCACTATGAAAACTTCCGCTACAACAAACTGGCTCCTTCAACATCAGAAGGAAATAAAGTTAAGCCAGGCTCTTTAACTAA GGATCCTTTAAGTCAGATGGCTGAAGAGAGGGCAGAGCACAATGCCAAGATGAAGAAGATGGAGGCTGAAATGGAACAAGTCTTTGAAATGAAAGTCAAAGAAAAACGACAAAAACTGAAGGATTCTGAAGCAGAT CTTCAAAAAAGATCGGAACAAATGAAGAAGAGTTTAGAACAACAACAGAAAGAGTTGGATGAGAAGTGGAAAgagtttgaaaaagaaaaggctGCATGGGAGGAACAGTGGGGAGAGAGGAGGCGCTCTCTAGAGAACCAGAAAGA CTCCCCCAACACTAAAGGCAGGAAGTGGATGTCACTGAAG TAA
- the LOC106059698 gene encoding septin-7-like isoform X4, with translation MDNIQIEEDSLTKLDNQHIETTESINAAKRDAFFRAGGDGPTTKFDPTGRYVVGGDRDRQIKKEDPHSEMEKEKERERKYGAETRKELEGYVGFANLPNQVYRKSVKRGFEFTLMVVGESGLGKSTLINSLFLTDLYSAAEYPGPSHRIQKTVKVNTTQVTLKENGVQLRLLVVDTPGFGDAVDNSNCWLPITDFIDSKYEEYLNAESRVNRTACADTRVHCCLYFIAPTGHGLKPLDVEFMKRLHDKVNIIPLIAKADTLTPEVCREFKKTILNEIAQHKIRIYEFPDCDDEEEMKIQKKLRDRVPFAVVGSDKVIDIGGKKVRGRQYPWGVVEVENLDHNDFIALRNMVIRTHMQDLKDVTNNVHYENFRYNKLAPSTSEGNKVKPGSLTKDPLSQMAEERAEHNAKMKKMEAEMEQVFEMKVKEKRQKLKDSEADLQKRSEQMKKSLEQQQKELDEKWKEFEKEKAAWEEQWGERRRSLENQKDSPNTKGRKWMSLK, from the exons ATGGACAATATTCAGATTGAAGAGGATTCTCTGACTAAGCTGGACAACCAG CATATTGAAACCACGGAATCT ATCAACGCAGCAAAAAGAGATGCATTTTTTCGAGCCGGAGGTGACGGGCCAACGACAAAGTTTGATCCAACGGGGCGATATGTTGTAGGAGGAGACAGAGATCGTCAAATCAAAAAGGAAGATCCACACTCtgaaatggagaaagagaaggagagagaacgTAAATATGGTGCAGAGACTCGCAAGGAGTTGGAAGGCTATGTAGGCTTTGCTAATTTGCCAAATCAGGTGTACAGGAAGTCAGTCAAGCGTGGATTTGAGTTTACGCTCATGGTAGTAG GTGAGTCAGGCCTGGGCAAGTCCACGCTGATCAACTCTTTGTTTCTAACTGATCTCTACAGTGCTGCTGAATACCCTGGTCCATCACATAGAATACAGAAAACTGTCAAG GTAAACACAACACAAGTGACCCTCAAAGAAAATGGTGTACAGCTCAGACTGTTGGTAGTTGATACTCCAGGATTCGGTGATGCAGTAGACAATAGCAACTG CTGGTTGCCGATAACAGACTTTATAGATAGCAAATACGAGGAATATTTAAATGCAGAATCTCGAGTCAATCGTACAGCATGTGCTGACACAAGGGTCCATTGTTGTCTATATTTTATTGCACCTACTGGACATGG GTTAAAGCCTCTGGATGTTGAGTTCATGAAACGCTTGCATGATAAAGTCAACATCATCCCCCTTATTGCCAAAGCTGATACACTAACGCCTGAAGTTTGTCGAGAGTTTAAGAAAACT ATACTCAATGAAATAGCTCAACACAAGATTAGAATTTATGAATTCCCTGACTGTGACGATGAAGAAGAGatgaaaatacagaaaaaacTTCGG GATCGGGTACCTTTTGCGGTAGTCGGCAGTGACAAAGTGATAGACATTGGTGGCAAAAAGGTCAGAGGTCGTCAGTATCCATGGGGTGTAGTTGAGGTGGAGAATTTAGACCACAATGATTTCATAGCACTCAGGAATATGGTCATTAG GACTCACATGCAAGACTTAAAGGATGTGACCAACAATGTCCACTATGAAAACTTCCGCTACAACAAACTGGCTCCTTCAACATCAGAAGGAAATAAAGTTAAGCCAGGCTCTTTAACTAA GGATCCTTTAAGTCAGATGGCTGAAGAGAGGGCAGAGCACAATGCCAAGATGAAGAAGATGGAGGCTGAAATGGAACAAGTCTTTGAAATGAAAGTCAAAGAAAAACGACAAAAACTGAAGGATTCTGAAGCAGAT CTTCAAAAAAGATCGGAACAAATGAAGAAGAGTTTAGAACAACAACAGAAAGAGTTGGATGAGAAGTGGAAAgagtttgaaaaagaaaaggctGCATGGGAGGAACAGTGGGGAGAGAGGAGGCGCTCTCTAGAGAACCAGAAAGA CTCCCCCAACACTAAAGGCAGGAAGTGGATGTCACTGAAG TAA
- the LOC106059698 gene encoding septin-7-like isoform X8, whose translation MEKEKERERKYGAETRKELEGYVGFANLPNQVYRKSVKRGFEFTLMVVGESGLGKSTLINSLFLTDLYSAAEYPGPSHRIQKTVKVNTTQVTLKENGVQLRLLVVDTPGFGDAVDNSNCWLPITDFIDSKYEEYLNAESRVNRTACADTRVHCCLYFIAPTGHGLKPLDVEFMKRLHDKVNIIPLIAKADTLTPEVCREFKKTILNEIAQHKIRIYEFPDCDDEEEMKIQKKLRDRVPFAVVGSDKVIDIGGKKVRGRQYPWGVVEVENLDHNDFIALRNMVIRTHMQDLKDVTNNVHYENFRYNKLAPSTSEGNKVKPGSLTKDPLSQMAEERAEHNAKMKKMEAEMEQVFEMKVKEKRQKLKDSEADLQKRSEQMKKSLEQQQKELDEKWKEFEKEKAAWEEQWGERRRSLENQKDSPNTKGRKWMSLK comes from the exons atggagaaagagaaggagagagaacgTAAATATGGTGCAGAGACTCGCAAGGAGTTGGAAGGCTATGTAGGCTTTGCTAATTTGCCAAATCAGGTGTACAGGAAGTCAGTCAAGCGTGGATTTGAGTTTACGCTCATGGTAGTAG GTGAGTCAGGCCTGGGCAAGTCCACGCTGATCAACTCTTTGTTTCTAACTGATCTCTACAGTGCTGCTGAATACCCTGGTCCATCACATAGAATACAGAAAACTGTCAAG GTAAACACAACACAAGTGACCCTCAAAGAAAATGGTGTACAGCTCAGACTGTTGGTAGTTGATACTCCAGGATTCGGTGATGCAGTAGACAATAGCAACTG CTGGTTGCCGATAACAGACTTTATAGATAGCAAATACGAGGAATATTTAAATGCAGAATCTCGAGTCAATCGTACAGCATGTGCTGACACAAGGGTCCATTGTTGTCTATATTTTATTGCACCTACTGGACATGG GTTAAAGCCTCTGGATGTTGAGTTCATGAAACGCTTGCATGATAAAGTCAACATCATCCCCCTTATTGCCAAAGCTGATACACTAACGCCTGAAGTTTGTCGAGAGTTTAAGAAAACT ATACTCAATGAAATAGCTCAACACAAGATTAGAATTTATGAATTCCCTGACTGTGACGATGAAGAAGAGatgaaaatacagaaaaaacTTCGG GATCGGGTACCTTTTGCGGTAGTCGGCAGTGACAAAGTGATAGACATTGGTGGCAAAAAGGTCAGAGGTCGTCAGTATCCATGGGGTGTAGTTGAGGTGGAGAATTTAGACCACAATGATTTCATAGCACTCAGGAATATGGTCATTAG GACTCACATGCAAGACTTAAAGGATGTGACCAACAATGTCCACTATGAAAACTTCCGCTACAACAAACTGGCTCCTTCAACATCAGAAGGAAATAAAGTTAAGCCAGGCTCTTTAACTAA GGATCCTTTAAGTCAGATGGCTGAAGAGAGGGCAGAGCACAATGCCAAGATGAAGAAGATGGAGGCTGAAATGGAACAAGTCTTTGAAATGAAAGTCAAAGAAAAACGACAAAAACTGAAGGATTCTGAAGCAGAT CTTCAAAAAAGATCGGAACAAATGAAGAAGAGTTTAGAACAACAACAGAAAGAGTTGGATGAGAAGTGGAAAgagtttgaaaaagaaaaggctGCATGGGAGGAACAGTGGGGAGAGAGGAGGCGCTCTCTAGAGAACCAGAAAGA CTCCCCCAACACTAAAGGCAGGAAGTGGATGTCACTGAAG TAA
- the LOC106059698 gene encoding septin-7-like isoform X5 codes for MDNIQIEEDSLTKLDNQINAAKRDAFFRAGGDGPTTKFDPTGRYVVGGDRDRQIKKEDPHSEMEKEKERERKYGAETRKELEGYVGFANLPNQVYRKSVKRGFEFTLMVVGESGLGKSTLINSLFLTDLYSAAEYPGPSHRIQKTVKVNTTQVTLKENGVQLRLLVVDTPGFGDAVDNSNCWLPITDFIDSKYEEYLNAESRVNRTACADTRVHCCLYFIAPTGHGLKPLDVEFMKRLHDKVNIIPLIAKADTLTPEVCREFKKTILNEIAQHKIRIYEFPDCDDEEEMKIQKKLRDRVPFAVVGSDKVIDIGGKKVRGRQYPWGVVEVENLDHNDFIALRNMVIRTHMQDLKDVTNNVHYENFRYNKLAPSTSEGNKVKPGSLTKDPLSQMAEERAEHNAKMKKMEAEMEQVFEMKVKEKRQKLKDSEADLQKRSEQMKKSLEQQQKELDEKWKEFEKEKAAWEEQWGERRRSLENQKDSPNTKGRKWMSLK; via the exons ATGGACAATATTCAGATTGAAGAGGATTCTCTGACTAAGCTGGACAACCAG ATCAACGCAGCAAAAAGAGATGCATTTTTTCGAGCCGGAGGTGACGGGCCAACGACAAAGTTTGATCCAACGGGGCGATATGTTGTAGGAGGAGACAGAGATCGTCAAATCAAAAAGGAAGATCCACACTCtgaaatggagaaagagaaggagagagaacgTAAATATGGTGCAGAGACTCGCAAGGAGTTGGAAGGCTATGTAGGCTTTGCTAATTTGCCAAATCAGGTGTACAGGAAGTCAGTCAAGCGTGGATTTGAGTTTACGCTCATGGTAGTAG GTGAGTCAGGCCTGGGCAAGTCCACGCTGATCAACTCTTTGTTTCTAACTGATCTCTACAGTGCTGCTGAATACCCTGGTCCATCACATAGAATACAGAAAACTGTCAAG GTAAACACAACACAAGTGACCCTCAAAGAAAATGGTGTACAGCTCAGACTGTTGGTAGTTGATACTCCAGGATTCGGTGATGCAGTAGACAATAGCAACTG CTGGTTGCCGATAACAGACTTTATAGATAGCAAATACGAGGAATATTTAAATGCAGAATCTCGAGTCAATCGTACAGCATGTGCTGACACAAGGGTCCATTGTTGTCTATATTTTATTGCACCTACTGGACATGG GTTAAAGCCTCTGGATGTTGAGTTCATGAAACGCTTGCATGATAAAGTCAACATCATCCCCCTTATTGCCAAAGCTGATACACTAACGCCTGAAGTTTGTCGAGAGTTTAAGAAAACT ATACTCAATGAAATAGCTCAACACAAGATTAGAATTTATGAATTCCCTGACTGTGACGATGAAGAAGAGatgaaaatacagaaaaaacTTCGG GATCGGGTACCTTTTGCGGTAGTCGGCAGTGACAAAGTGATAGACATTGGTGGCAAAAAGGTCAGAGGTCGTCAGTATCCATGGGGTGTAGTTGAGGTGGAGAATTTAGACCACAATGATTTCATAGCACTCAGGAATATGGTCATTAG GACTCACATGCAAGACTTAAAGGATGTGACCAACAATGTCCACTATGAAAACTTCCGCTACAACAAACTGGCTCCTTCAACATCAGAAGGAAATAAAGTTAAGCCAGGCTCTTTAACTAA GGATCCTTTAAGTCAGATGGCTGAAGAGAGGGCAGAGCACAATGCCAAGATGAAGAAGATGGAGGCTGAAATGGAACAAGTCTTTGAAATGAAAGTCAAAGAAAAACGACAAAAACTGAAGGATTCTGAAGCAGAT CTTCAAAAAAGATCGGAACAAATGAAGAAGAGTTTAGAACAACAACAGAAAGAGTTGGATGAGAAGTGGAAAgagtttgaaaaagaaaaggctGCATGGGAGGAACAGTGGGGAGAGAGGAGGCGCTCTCTAGAGAACCAGAAAGA CTCCCCCAACACTAAAGGCAGGAAGTGGATGTCACTGAAG TAA
- the LOC106059698 gene encoding septin-7-like isoform X6 has product MEGKEKKHIETTESINAAKRDAFFRAGGDGPTTKFDPTGRYVVGGDRDRQIKKEDPHSEMEKEKERERKYGAETRKELEGYVGFANLPNQVYRKSVKRGFEFTLMVVGESGLGKSTLINSLFLTDLYSAAEYPGPSHRIQKTVKVNTTQVTLKENGVQLRLLVVDTPGFGDAVDNSNCWLPITDFIDSKYEEYLNAESRVNRTACADTRVHCCLYFIAPTGHGLKPLDVEFMKRLHDKVNIIPLIAKADTLTPEVCREFKKTILNEIAQHKIRIYEFPDCDDEEEMKIQKKLRDRVPFAVVGSDKVIDIGGKKVRGRQYPWGVVEVENLDHNDFIALRNMVIRTHMQDLKDVTNNVHYENFRYNKLAPSTSEGNKVKPGSLTKDPLSQMAEERAEHNAKMKKMEAEMEQVFEMKVKEKRQKLKDSEADLQKRSEQMKKSLEQQQKELDEKWKEFEKEKAAWEEQWGERRRSLENQKDSPNTKGRKWMSLK; this is encoded by the exons ATGGaggggaaagagaaaaag CATATTGAAACCACGGAATCT ATCAACGCAGCAAAAAGAGATGCATTTTTTCGAGCCGGAGGTGACGGGCCAACGACAAAGTTTGATCCAACGGGGCGATATGTTGTAGGAGGAGACAGAGATCGTCAAATCAAAAAGGAAGATCCACACTCtgaaatggagaaagagaaggagagagaacgTAAATATGGTGCAGAGACTCGCAAGGAGTTGGAAGGCTATGTAGGCTTTGCTAATTTGCCAAATCAGGTGTACAGGAAGTCAGTCAAGCGTGGATTTGAGTTTACGCTCATGGTAGTAG GTGAGTCAGGCCTGGGCAAGTCCACGCTGATCAACTCTTTGTTTCTAACTGATCTCTACAGTGCTGCTGAATACCCTGGTCCATCACATAGAATACAGAAAACTGTCAAG GTAAACACAACACAAGTGACCCTCAAAGAAAATGGTGTACAGCTCAGACTGTTGGTAGTTGATACTCCAGGATTCGGTGATGCAGTAGACAATAGCAACTG CTGGTTGCCGATAACAGACTTTATAGATAGCAAATACGAGGAATATTTAAATGCAGAATCTCGAGTCAATCGTACAGCATGTGCTGACACAAGGGTCCATTGTTGTCTATATTTTATTGCACCTACTGGACATGG GTTAAAGCCTCTGGATGTTGAGTTCATGAAACGCTTGCATGATAAAGTCAACATCATCCCCCTTATTGCCAAAGCTGATACACTAACGCCTGAAGTTTGTCGAGAGTTTAAGAAAACT ATACTCAATGAAATAGCTCAACACAAGATTAGAATTTATGAATTCCCTGACTGTGACGATGAAGAAGAGatgaaaatacagaaaaaacTTCGG GATCGGGTACCTTTTGCGGTAGTCGGCAGTGACAAAGTGATAGACATTGGTGGCAAAAAGGTCAGAGGTCGTCAGTATCCATGGGGTGTAGTTGAGGTGGAGAATTTAGACCACAATGATTTCATAGCACTCAGGAATATGGTCATTAG GACTCACATGCAAGACTTAAAGGATGTGACCAACAATGTCCACTATGAAAACTTCCGCTACAACAAACTGGCTCCTTCAACATCAGAAGGAAATAAAGTTAAGCCAGGCTCTTTAACTAA GGATCCTTTAAGTCAGATGGCTGAAGAGAGGGCAGAGCACAATGCCAAGATGAAGAAGATGGAGGCTGAAATGGAACAAGTCTTTGAAATGAAAGTCAAAGAAAAACGACAAAAACTGAAGGATTCTGAAGCAGAT CTTCAAAAAAGATCGGAACAAATGAAGAAGAGTTTAGAACAACAACAGAAAGAGTTGGATGAGAAGTGGAAAgagtttgaaaaagaaaaggctGCATGGGAGGAACAGTGGGGAGAGAGGAGGCGCTCTCTAGAGAACCAGAAAGA CTCCCCCAACACTAAAGGCAGGAAGTGGATGTCACTGAAG TAA